In Cucurbita pepo subsp. pepo cultivar mu-cu-16 chromosome LG04, ASM280686v2, whole genome shotgun sequence, the following are encoded in one genomic region:
- the LOC111792901 gene encoding dormancy-associated protein homolog 3-like isoform X1, with the protein MGLLDQLWDDTLAGPMPDSGLGKLRKHPSFTSRSTAVKESNGKSYGEGTPPSSSEEPLKVSRRIMIVKPPGYQYGSPPVSPAGSSTPPLSPFSGRESFRFRRRSTSDAYEKTTSEVGPRTPTSPYDMRDMI; encoded by the exons ATGGGGCTACTGGACCAGCTGTGGGACGACACGCTTGCCGGACCGATGCCGGACTCCGGTCTGGGAAAGCTCCGCAAGCACCCATCCTTCACTTCCCGGTCCACCGCCGTCAAGG AATCCAATGGGAAGAGTTACGGGGAAGGAACGCCGCCGTCCTCGTCGGAGGAGCCACTTAAAGTTTCCAGACGAATTATGATCGTAAAGCCGCCGGGTTATCAGTACGGTTCGCCGCCGGTTTCGCCGGCCGGCTCCTCCACGCCGCCACTTTCTCCTTTTTCCG GTAGAGAATCATTCCGATTTCGAAGAAGATCGACGTCAGATGCTTACGAGAAGACGACAAGCGAAGTCGGACCTCGGACTCCTACTTCTCCTTATGACATGCgagatatgatatga
- the LOC111792901 gene encoding dormancy-associated protein homolog 3-like isoform X2, with product MGLLDQLWDDTLAGPMPDSGLGKLRKHPSFTSRSTAVKESNGKSYGEGTPPSSSEEPLKVSRRIMIVKPPGYQYGSPPVSPAGSSTPPLSPFSENHSDFEEDRRQMLTRRRQAKSDLGLLLLLMTCEI from the exons ATGGGGCTACTGGACCAGCTGTGGGACGACACGCTTGCCGGACCGATGCCGGACTCCGGTCTGGGAAAGCTCCGCAAGCACCCATCCTTCACTTCCCGGTCCACCGCCGTCAAGG AATCCAATGGGAAGAGTTACGGGGAAGGAACGCCGCCGTCCTCGTCGGAGGAGCCACTTAAAGTTTCCAGACGAATTATGATCGTAAAGCCGCCGGGTTATCAGTACGGTTCGCCGCCGGTTTCGCCGGCCGGCTCCTCCACGCCGCCACTTTCTCCTTTTTCCG AGAATCATTCCGATTTCGAAGAAGATCGACGTCAGATGCTTACGAGAAGACGACAAGCGAAGTCGGACCTCGGACTCCTACTTCTCCTTATGACATGCgagatatga
- the LOC111792903 gene encoding uncharacterized protein LOC111792903 isoform X3 translates to MVIPPPVRPPRLTQYLKPYVLKMHFTNKYVSAQVIHSETATVASAASSQEKALKPSMDSTRDVAAAVKIGKLLGERLLLKGIPAVCVHLKREQKYHGKIEAVVDSVREAAGAF, encoded by the exons ATGGTGATTCCTCCTCCAGTTAGGCCACCAAGATTAACGCAGTATCTAAAGCCATATGTCTTGAAGATGCACTTCACAAACAAGTATGTGAGCGCGCAGGTGATCCACTCCGAAACGGCCACCGTTGCTTCGGCTGCAAGCTCACAGGAGAAGGCGCTGAAGCCGAGCATGGATTCAACAAGGGATGTGGCTGCTGCTGTAAAGATCGGgaaattgttgggagagaggcTTTTGCTTAAGGGAATCCCAGCTGTTTGTGTGCACTTGAAAAGAGAACAGAAGTATCATGGTAAGATCGAAGCTGTTGTTGACTCTGTGAGGGAAGCAG caggtgcgttt TAA
- the LOC111792903 gene encoding uncharacterized protein LOC111792903 isoform X5, with the protein MVIPPPVRPPRLTQYLKPYVLKMHFTNKYVSAQVIHSETATVASAASSQEKALKPSMDSTRDVAAAVKIGKLLGERLLLKGIPAVCVHLKREQKYHGAF; encoded by the exons ATGGTGATTCCTCCTCCAGTTAGGCCACCAAGATTAACGCAGTATCTAAAGCCATATGTCTTGAAGATGCACTTCACAAACAAGTATGTGAGCGCGCAGGTGATCCACTCCGAAACGGCCACCGTTGCTTCGGCTGCAAGCTCACAGGAGAAGGCGCTGAAGCCGAGCATGGATTCAACAAGGGATGTGGCTGCTGCTGTAAAGATCGGgaaattgttgggagagaggcTTTTGCTTAAGGGAATCCCAGCTGTTTGTGTGCACTTGAAAAGAGAACAGAAGTATCATG gtgcgttttaa
- the LOC111792903 gene encoding uncharacterized protein LOC111792903 isoform X4, which translates to MVIPPPVRPPRLTQYLKPYVLKMHFTNKYVSAQVIHSETATVASAASSQEKALKPSMDSTRDVAAAVKIGKLLGERLLLKGIPAVCVHLKREQKYHGKIEAVVDSVREAGAF; encoded by the exons ATGGTGATTCCTCCTCCAGTTAGGCCACCAAGATTAACGCAGTATCTAAAGCCATATGTCTTGAAGATGCACTTCACAAACAAGTATGTGAGCGCGCAGGTGATCCACTCCGAAACGGCCACCGTTGCTTCGGCTGCAAGCTCACAGGAGAAGGCGCTGAAGCCGAGCATGGATTCAACAAGGGATGTGGCTGCTGCTGTAAAGATCGGgaaattgttgggagagaggcTTTTGCTTAAGGGAATCCCAGCTGTTTGTGTGCACTTGAAAAGAGAACAGAAGTATCATGGTAAGATCGAAGCTGTTGTTGACTCTGTGAGGGAAGCAG gtgcgttttaa
- the LOC111792903 gene encoding uncharacterized protein LOC111792903 isoform X2: MVIPPPVRPPRLTQYLKPYVLKMHFTNKYVSAQVIHSETATVASAASSQEKALKPSMDSTRDVAAAVKIGKLLGERLLLKGIPAVCVHLKREQKYHGKIEAVVDSVREAAGAF; this comes from the exons ATGGTGATTCCTCCTCCAGTTAGGCCACCAAGATTAACGCAGTATCTAAAGCCATATGTCTTGAAGATGCACTTCACAAACAAGTATGTGAGCGCGCAGGTGATCCACTCCGAAACGGCCACCGTTGCTTCGGCTGCAAGCTCACAGGAGAAGGCGCTGAAGCCGAGCATGGATTCAACAAGGGATGTGGCTGCTGCTGTAAAGATCGGgaaattgttgggagagaggcTTTTGCTTAAGGGAATCCCAGCTGTTTGTGTGCACTTGAAAAGAGAACAGAAGTATCATGGTAAGATCGAAGCTGTTGTTGACTCTGTGAGGGAAGCAG caggtgcgttttaa
- the LOC111792903 gene encoding uncharacterized protein LOC111792903 isoform X1, which translates to MVIPPPVRPPRLTQYLKPYVLKMHFTNKYVSAQVIHSETATVASAASSQEKALKPSMDSTRDVAAAVKIGKLLGERLLLKGIPAVCVHLKREQKYHGKIEAVVDSVREAGIKLL; encoded by the coding sequence ATGGTGATTCCTCCTCCAGTTAGGCCACCAAGATTAACGCAGTATCTAAAGCCATATGTCTTGAAGATGCACTTCACAAACAAGTATGTGAGCGCGCAGGTGATCCACTCCGAAACGGCCACCGTTGCTTCGGCTGCAAGCTCACAGGAGAAGGCGCTGAAGCCGAGCATGGATTCAACAAGGGATGTGGCTGCTGCTGTAAAGATCGGgaaattgttgggagagaggcTTTTGCTTAAGGGAATCCCAGCTGTTTGTGTGCACTTGAAAAGAGAACAGAAGTATCATGGTAAGATCGAAGCTGTTGTTGACTCTGTGAGGGAAGCAGGTATTAAGCTGCTTTGA